TGAGAGATGTACTCAAATCTTCATTGCCATGGACGATAGGCTTAGTTGGTATTTCCACAGCGATTAGCTTTCTAATAGGGACTTGGTTAGGCGCAATCGCTGGCTATAAACGAGATAAACCCGTTGGTGTGGCGCTTACTATGGTTTCTTTGATGATAAAGGCATTTCCGTATTTTTGGCTTTCGATGATGTTTTTGTACCTTTTTGGATACGTTTTGAAATGGTTTCCTTTATCAAATGCATATTCAACCAAGGAGTTTCTGAGTGGTTGGAGTTTTGTGCTCAGTGTTGTTTATCACGCCATATTACCTGGAACAACACTTGTTGTAGGATCTATTGGTTCTTGGATTCTCACTATGAGGAATAACATAGTCAGTGTCTTAGCAGAAGACTATATATTACTTGCGGAAGCTAAGGGCCTTTCACAGCAAGAAATTCTCGCCAATTATGCTATGAAGAATGCCATTTTACCAAGTGTAACGGCTTTTGGATTGTCCTTGGGGTTTGTCGTGAGCGGGGCACTCTTGACGGAGATCGTTTTTTCTTACCCCGGAGTAGGCTATCAATTGTACAGAGCCGCTGTTAGTCAAGATTACCCATTGATACAAGCCATATTTTTCTTTATATCTTTATCTGTCTTGAGTGCAAACCTGTTGATGGATTTTGTCTACATGTTTCTCGATCCAAGAACAAGAGGGTGAGACTTTGTCTATCAAGGCTTGGGCTGGAATTGGTATAATAATGTTTTTTTTAGCTATCGCCATTTTTGCTCCATATATAGCGCCATATGATCCAAATGATATAGTTGATTTACCTTATGATAAACCAAGTAGTCTGCATTTTCTCGGTACAGATAGATTGGGCAGAGATATTTTTTCACAGCTTATCTATGGAACAAGACTTTCACTTGTAATAGGTATAGTCACTGGTCTTCTCATGTCAGGTATTTCTACTTTTGTTGGAATGATCTCGGGTTACTACGGAGGTATTGTTGATCGTATCTTGTCGACCATAACGGATGTGTTCTTAGTTATACCAGGTATTCCACTTATGATTGTGATTTCATCTTACATGAGAGTCCGAAGCTTTTGGACTGTGATTTTGGTTATCGCAATAACTGGTTGGGGTGGTGGAGCAAGGATGATAAGATCACAGATGCTCTCAATGAAGAACAGAGATTTTGTGATGGCAGCGAAAACAATAGGAGAAAGAAATATAAGGATTGTGTTCTTCGAAATATTTCCAAACATGTTATCTTTGATAGCTTCGATTTTTTTCAGTTCGGTTCTTTATGCAATTATTGGAGAAGCTTCTTTATCCTTTCTCGGTTTAGGCGATGTCAGTAAAATTTCATGGGGCACAATGCTCTATTGGGCTCAGAGTGCCAATGCCTTGTTGAATGGAATGTGGGCATGGGTCCTTGCACCTGGGTTATCGATAATCATGCTTGGTACTGCTTTTGCCCTTTTGAATTTCTCGCTTGATGAAACAACTAATCCAAGATTGAGAAAACGTTAGGGTGGTCTGATGGTTGAGATTCTAAATTTAAGAGCAGGATATCGTTTCAGAAAAAAAGTAGTTAGAGCAGTGAATAACGTTTGTTTGAAGATTCATGATCAGGATTTTCTTGGCATTGCCGGTGAATCTGGTTGCGGAAAGTCGACTTTGGTTTTGGCGATGCTCAGATTGTTGAAGAGTCCTGGCTACATAGAATCTGGTAAGGTTTTAATCAATGGGTTAGATATATTCAGCCTTTCTAATGAGCAACTGTCCAAAGTTCGTTGGAAAGAGTTTTCTTTTGTCCCACAGAGTTCTATGAGTTCATTGAATCCAGTTATGAAAATAAAAGATCAGATTGCCGATGCGATAGTTTGTCATACAGATATGGAAAGGCAAGAAGCTTATGAGATAGTTGGAGAAGTTTTAAAACTCGTGGGTATCCCTGTGGAACGCGCAAATAGTTACCCACACCAACTTTCCGGTGGAATGCGCCAGAGAGTTGTTATAGCGATGGCTTTGGCTCTTTCCCCAAAATTTGTCGTTTTTGATGAACCAACAACTGCATTGGATGTGGTTGTGCAAAGGTCGATTCTTGAGAAAATCTTCGAGTTACAAGAACAGAAAAAATTCTCTGCAGCTTTCGTAACACATGATATCTCACTTTTATTCGAAATATCAAAGCACTTGGCTATAATGTATGCAGGTGAAATAGTCGAGTATGGTGATACCAGAAATGTTTACGAAAATCCACTACATCCTTATGCAAAAGGGCTGATTGAAGCTTTGCCAAGTGTATCTGGAGAGCTCAAAGAGTACAAAAGTATCCCGGGAAGACCACCAGACCTTTCGATTGTAATTGAGGGTTGTCCTTTCTATGAAAGATGTCGGTTCAGAAAAAAGATATGCTTAGAAAAACATCCGGAGTACAAGCAGGTTGAACAAGGTAGGTGGGTTTCTTGTCATCTGTATTGATCGCAGAAGGAATTATCAAAAATTTTGCCTTTAGAAAAGGTATTAAGCACTATACGATACACGCATTGAGAAGAGTGGATCTCCATCTTGCAGATAGAGAAATTTTGTCGATTGTTGGAGAAAGTGGCTGTGGCAAAACGACTTTCTTGAGAGTCGTTGCAAGAATATACGTCCAAGATGATGGAAGTTTATCTGTGCTTGGTAAGGAAGTACCTAAAAAGATGAACAAAAATCAGGAATTAGAGTACAGAAAAACCGTTCAAATGATCTTCCAAGACCCATTTTCAGCATTAAACCCGGTGAAGAAGATTGGGAAGTTCCTTGAAAGGCCTCTCAAAATTTTCAAGATACCTAATATAAAAGAGAGGATAAATGAGGTTCTTGAAGAGGTTGAACTGCCATTCGACTCTCTTGAGAAATATCCACACGAGTTGTCTGGAGGACAGAGACAGAGAGTCATCATCGCGCGATCGATTATAACAAGACCAAAGATAATACTCGCCGACGAACCCACTTCGATGCTCGATGTGTCGATAAAGGCTTCTATTCTCAACTTACTTCTGAAATTGAGAGATAATCACGCTATTTCTCTGATACATGTTACACACGATCTTGCTTCTGCAAAATATATTTCTGACAGAATAGCAGTCATGTATGCTGGACAGATTATTGAAGAAGGAGACGCAAAAGCAATAGTTGACGATCCATTACATCCATATACTAAACTGCTGAGGATGGCGGCACCAGATCCGAACAAACTGAATACAAGGCTTGGTCAAACAGGAGAGCCCCCCAATTTGATAAATCCCCCCTCAGGATGTGCCTTTATGCCAAGATGCGCTTATGCCAAAAAAGAATGCTCGAATTTTTCTCAAACCATCGATGTCGATGGCAGAAAAGTAAGGTGCATCTTGTATACCTAATTAACTTTGCACTAACCTAATCATGGATTATCCTGATATATTGAAATTTTAACGAGATATAAGAAAATCTATTATTTCCTGAATATCTGGCAATTCTCTAATAGGATAGACTTTGAAAAAGATGATCTTTCCATCTTTATCGATTATGATATTTGCTCTTTCAGAAAAACCGTCTTTTTCTCTGAATATGTTGTACAATTTAGCCACTTCACCATGTGGCCAGAAATCCGAGAGGATCTTCAATTGCTTTAAGCCCAGTGAATCTGCCCAAGCTTTTTTACTTGGAACTGGATCAACACTCAAACCAAGTGGAACTGTTTTTAGTTTCTCGAATTTTTCGTAGTTAGCTTCCAATGATTTCATCTGGTTTGCACAGATAGAAGTCCAAGCAAGTGGATGAAATGACAAGAGCACTTTCTTTCCTTTTAGCGAAGATAACTGAATCACATTGCCATCTTGATCTTTCAATGAAAAATCTGGTGCAATTGAACCGATTTGCAACATCTTTACCACCTCCGCTTTGATTCAATAAGATTCATTAGCTTTTCAACATTATGCTTTCTTTTGAAAAGTGGCTCTGAAGAGTTTTTATAGACTCTTTGTTGTGATTCAAAGGTAGGTTTTTCTTCGATATAGAATACACCTAAGGGTAAGGGAGATCTTTCCAGTGCTTTTTCAAATGCTTTGTTTATATTTGTCTCGTCGTGATCTTTCATATAGTAGGTGTTTTCTTTGAACCATTTGTAGGTGTTGATTTTATTGAAAGTAACACATGGCTGGAATATGTCTACCAATGAAAATCCTTTGTGCAATATGGCTCTTTTTATGATCTCTTTTGTTTCTTGCACATCACCGCAGAATGCTCGAGCCACGAAAGAACACTTCAAAGACAATGCAATGGCTATTGGGTTGAATGGCTCATTCAAAACTCCATTGACCTGTACAGGTGTTGTAAAACCTTTCTCACTGGTTGGTGAAGCTTGCCCTTTTGTTAGACCATAAACCATGTTATCGTGAACTAAAACGGTGATATCTGAATTTCTCCTGATGGCATGTATGAAGTGATTTCCTCCTTCACCATACATACAGCCATCTCCGCTTTCCACAATTACCACAAGATTTGGATTAGATACCTTTATTCCAACAGCTGCTGGCAAACTTCTTCCGTGTAAACCGTTGAAATAATTACATTTTATGTATTGAGGTGCTTTCGCAGCTTGCCCGATTCCAGAAACAAGTACCAAATTTTTTGGGTCTATGTCGAGCTCCTGTAATGCAGTTTTGACAATGTTGTGTATCGAATAGTTACCACAACCAGGACACCATGCGATATCTCCACCTTCAATATCAAACTTTGTAGCCATCAAATCTCCCCCTTCATAAACTTTTGTAATGTGTCTTTTATTTCTTCTACGTAAAAAGGTAAGCCGTTGTATTTATTCAATGTTTTGAAATCACTAAAACCAAATTCCATTTTCAGAAGCTTTCCAAGTTGTGAGGTGGCATTGGATTCTACAAGAAGTACTTTCTTTGCTCTATTTAGATATTTAGAGAGATTAGATGGTAATGGATAAAGTTGTTGCAAATGAAGTACTGCCAAATTTTCAAAGTCCTTTGATGCTTCAAGGACAATCTCTCTTGTTGAACCGAAACATATCACAAGATGAGTGAAATCTTTATTACCTATGAATTCGGCAGGAATTTCATCAGAGAAGTTTTTCAGTTTTCTTAGTCTCTTTTCGACCATTTTGTTTCTGATTGTAAAGTCTTCTGTTATTCTTCCATATTCGTCGTGTTCATCACTATCCACACAAACTAATCCATTACCATGACTTGGGATACCTCTTGGGGAGATCCCATTTTCCGTGAATTGATATCTTTTGTAATCAGGCGCTGTCTCAACTATGTAATCCGAGAAAGACTTTATTTCTCCAAGTTTATCGAAATTATAAATCATATCCATCAAATACTGGTCTGTCAAAACAAAGACTGGTACTTGGTATTTGTCTGCAATATCAAAAGCTTTCATCGTACAGAAAAATGCTTGTTCAAGATTACCTGGTGAAAAGATAACTCTTTCGAATTCACCGTGCCCAGAAAAAAGTGCGAACAATAAATCCGCTTGCTCTGTTCTTGTTGGAAGTCCTGTTGCAGGACCTGGTCTTTGTGCAAGGTGTATCACTATAGGACTTTCTATCATCCCAGCAAGACTCAGAGCCTCTACCATCAATGCAAAACCGCCACCACTTGTTGTCACAAGCGCCCTTGCTCCAGAATACCATGCACCTAAAGCCATATTTATGGCGCTGATTTCATCCTCTGCTTGTTCTACGATTATGTCAAAATCTCTTGAATGATTTGCCAGGTTAGTCAGAACACCGGTAGATGGAGACATTGGATATGAAGAGACGAAGTTACATCCACCAGCTAAGGCACCAAGAGAAACTGCTTCTGCACCACTCATCAATATATGATCTTTGACGCTCGGATTTGTTTCGATCTTTGTTTCAATGTTCATTTCTATGTTTTTGTAGACATAATCATATCCCAATTTGACCGCCTTTTTGTTTTCTTCACAAACCTTCGTACCTTTGTTGCAAAACCATTTCTCAATCGCGACTAACACGTTTTCAAAGGGAAGTTTCAAAAGGCCACACAACATACCAAGAACTACAGAATTGGAATAAAGTTTGTTCCCAGCTTCAAGTGCTAAACTGGATATTGGTACTTTTTTTATCCTTGCTTTTGTATTGAATTTTGTCTCTGAATTTGAATCGATGAAAACAAAGGTATTGTCATCTATTCTTTCCAAAAGTCTTAGTAAATGTACATCACCTGGTGAAAGAGAAAAGAGAATATCCGTTTTCTTACAGAATGCTCTAACAGGTTTATCACTGATTCTTATCAAAGTCGAGTTACTTCCACCTCTGACACGAGACATGTATTCTTTGTATGAAAATACATTTAAACCGTGGCTCTTTAATATATTTGGAAAAAGGTATTCTATTGTCTGAATACCTTGGCCAGCCTCGCCACAAATTACAACAGAAAGGTCCACGATGACTCCCCCTTATATTCGAAAAAAGCCCTGGTTTGTCCAGGGCTTTAGTTTATTCAACTTCAATTTTTTTGCTGCTCTCCCACAAACCATGTATGTTGCAATATGATAGAGCAAGGATTGTTCCAGATTTGTTCAGTTTCGCAACGGTTTTCACCACTGGTTCTGTGTAGACATCGCCTGTATTAGGGCCTTTGACAGATTCGCCATGAACATTGAATTCGTAATTGCCTATCTCATAAACATATGGATCGCCATCTGGTTGGAAAAAGAGCTTGATCCATTTTATATGATGTTCCGTCGTGTTTGGATGAGGTATTTCTTTACCAACGGTGACTGTGATCTCTGTTTTTTCTCCTTTTTTGACCTTTTCAGCAACTTCGATAACTGGTACATGTTTTTCTTTTTTGAAATCTTCTGACTTAATAAAATCAGCAAGTTTCATATTATTCCCTCCTTTATACAGAGAATTCCACATACATCTTCTTGGCAGTTCCACATACAGGGCATTTCTCAGGTGGTTCATTCTCTACTGTATGACCACAGACAGGACAGATGAATATTTTGCTGACTGGGTAATCTTCTTTTTTCTCAACAAGGTCTTTAGCAAGTTTGTACATTTGAGCGTGTATTTTCTCTGCTTCCCAGGCATATTTAGTACTTCTTTCCGCTCCTTTTTCTTGTTGAAATTGTGCAACTGTGTTGTAAACCGGGTACATTTCCTCGATTTCAAAAGTTTCACCATCGATGCACTGTTGAACGTTATCTTTCATTTCTTGATAGATCTTTCCGAGTTCTCTGTAATGATTTCTTGCATGAACAAATTCGGCATGTGCTATCGCCCTGAAAAGATTGGCAAGTTTCTTTAACCCCTTTCTTTCAGCTTCGTCTGCGAAGATTAAATACTTCATGTGTGCCATGCTTTCACCGGCAAAGGCATCTTCGAGGAATTTCTTGGTCATCTCTCTCATTGATTTCACCTCCCTATTTTCAATTTTTATTATACAACAATTCTATTTTCTGACTCCATTCAAAAATTAACACAATCGTCAAATACAATAGTTCTAAGCTAAAATTCTTCACAGGTTGAAACGAGATCTTCAACTTTGGTTGTAGCAAGGCAGATCACCGTGTCTGCGGCACCATAGTAAATCTTTAGTTCATCACCTTCCAAAATAGCCCCTGTTGGAAAGACTACATTGTTTCTAAATCCATCACTGGTCTCATACTTTTCCTCCGGTACAATGAGAGGTTCTTTACATAAACCCAAAACTTTGGTCGGGTTTTTTAAATCAAGCAACATAACACCTGCTGTGTAACGCTTGGTCCATTTTTCTTCCCAACCATTCTTTCCTCTTGATGAATCAATATCTACAGCATGAAAGATTACTAACCAACCACTGTCGGTTTTAATAGGGGGTGCTCCTGGACCAATTTTGATGTTGGCAAATAGTACATCTTCCACCGCAAGGAGAAGCTTGCTGTCTCCCCAATATCTCAAGTCTGGTGAAAAACTGATCCAGATATCAAATCTTTCTAAACCTAACCTGCCATAAACTGGAAACGGTCTTTCGAGTCTTACATACATACTATTTACTTTTTCTGGAAAAAGTACGATATTTCTGTTATCTGGCGTTGAGAGATCGATGATCTCAAATTGTTCGAAATCCTCCGTTTTTGCAATGCCTGCTCTTATTCCATGCCATGTGTCAACGGCAAAGGTCATATAGATCTTTTCTTCGATTGTAACTAATCTTGGATCATAAACTCTTATAAAATCTTTCTCATTTAGTGTAAAATGCAGCGGTTCTGGTTTAACCTTCCATTTTATTCCATCTTTGCTCAGTGCCAACCCCAGATTTGTTCCATCGATTCTTTTTTCTTCAAAAGAACCATAATCATTTCGAAAGACCATTATATAACGATCTTTTAGTTTGCAAACACCAGGATTGAATACAAGTGCAGAAATATATGGCACATCTTTGTAAGTGAGTATAGGATTGGCTGGGTGTCTTTTGATAATGTTCTGAGATTTCAATTCACCAACTGGTTTTGGTTCGAAATTTTCTCTGATTTTAGAAAGATCCATTGCTTATCTACCCCCTTTTTGAAATCATGATAATGTTACACGAAAAACTATAAATCGAAATAGTACGATTTTCCAAGGATAACTTTTGCTATCGGAATAAATAGGGATCTAAACACGAAAAAACTGCCTTTGGAAATGCGGAGATTAGTTTTTGATGTATTTTCTGATTTGTTAACATTTGACAAAAGATGCAGTTAGAAGCAACATTTAGTTAGTAATATCTAACTAAATCGAGGTGTTTGTTTTGTTAACCGATCTTGAGGCAAGAACTCTGAAGGTTATACGAGATTCTGGTGAAATATCTCGACTTGAAATATCTAAACTCTTAAACCTGAGTAAACCTGTTATAAGTCAGGCGGTGGCTCAGCTGATTAATAAAGGACTTGTAGTCGAATCCAATATTTGTAAGTCTTCTATAGGAAGACCAAGGATCAACCTAAAATTCGTTTCGGATGCGTTTTATTGTATAGGTGCCGAACTTGAAGAAAATACGTTCGAAATAATCATTACTGATCTCTCTGGAAATGAGAAAAAGGCTTTTCAGGAAAGAATTCCTCACACAAAAGATTCACTTGATATCATTGAGTGGTGTTCCGAAAAAATCAAAGAGTTGATAAGGCAATCGAATCTGCCAAGGGAAAAATTTTTAGGAATAGGAATTGGGATATCGGCCATGGTCGAACCGAACACAGGATTAGTGAGAACGGCTCCAGCATTTGGTATGAAGGATTTCAATCTCCAAAACACGCTTCAAATGATGCTCGACCTTCCTGTATACGTAGCAAATAGAGTTAAATTGGCTGCATTTGCCGAGCACAAACTCGGAGCAGCAAAAGGTTTTAAGGATGTACTTTTTATATATTTGGATAGTGGTCTTGGATCTGCAGTTATTTTAAACGACGAATTATTCCAGGGATTTTATGGTAAAGCAGGAGAATTTGGATGGTTGATAACCGATATTGATGTCACAAAAGATGACATTTGTGAAGAACAAAATTTTGGACATTTGGCAAGGAAAATATCAGGTCATTGTTTGAGAAAGTACTTGGGTGAGATCGTTCAAGATACCGATCTGAGAGAAATTATCATGGCGATTAAGCAAGGGCAGATCGAAATGGGAAAGAAGTTGAGAAGATCTTTAATGCATCTTGCCGCTGCAATAGCCAATTCAATACTCATGTTTGATCCGCAGATTGTAATCATCAAAGGGAGAATCGGACAAAGATATTTCTCAGAAATCTTGGAAATTATTGAGCAATTTCTTTATGAGTTCTTGCCACTACAGTTTTATGAGAACCTTGAATTTCGCAAAGGTATGATTGATAAGTATGATGTGGCATTGGGTGGTGTCTTTTTGGTTCAAAAGAAAGTTATGAATATCTAAATTACTCAAGGGGAGGTGGTTTCATGCGGAGAATTTTTGCAATGTTACTTGTTTTAGCGACGGTTCTCTCAATGGCTGATGTGGTCTTAATGTGGTTTACAGATGGTCCAGATTATGACGTCATGCAGAATCAGGTTGCAAAATTCGAAAAGGTTTATGGTGAAAAAGTTGTTGTTCTGAATCTACCCTATTACTTGGAATACAAACCCAAACTTGCTGCAATGGCTAAAGCGGGTTCACCACCAGATGTTGCAAGGGAAACCGACTTATTACCATGGCTTGATTACGCAATAGATATGAAGCCTTTAGTTGAGAAGTACACCAACATGAAATTCGAAGATTGGCTTGAAAATGTCTCTTTCTACAAACCAGCCTTTAAAAAGATCTATGAAAAATTCGGTAAAGTAATAGGCATACCGTACACTTCGGATGCTCACGCAGTTTTTTACAACAAAGAGATTTTCAAGAAGGCTGGTATAGAAGTACCAAAAGACAGACCTTGGACGATTGATGAATGGTATGCTGCAATGAAAAAAATCAAACAAAGTGGTGCAGCAAGATATGCCCTTGTTTATGATTTCAGTCCCTACAGATTTTCAAATTTACTGTATGTCTTCGGTGGCGGTATTTGGGACCCTGAAGGAAAAAATATAATCATTGATTCACCAGAATCGATCGAGGCTCTGGAGTTTTTCGTCAAACTTCATGACGAAGATCTCATACCGAAAGCCGTTTGGTTAACTGGCGACGCACCGGCAAAGTATTTCCAAAACGGTATGGCTGCAATGTATGTCTCTGGCATATGGATGCTTGCCCAATTCAAAGAACAATTGAAATTTGATTGGGGCGCCATTATGTGGCCATACAAGCGTCAAAGAGCTGTAATGACAGGTGGAAAGTATATAGTTCCATTCACTGAAAAAGGTGCACAGCTTGCACTATTCTTGACCAATGAAGAAAATCTCGCAGAATTTGCCGGAAAACTTTATCTGATACCTGATAGAAAAGATTTGAGTGGTAAGGTAAAGGTTGAAGATCCTGTGATCAAAGAAGTTTACGATGTGGTGATGAAGGATCTTGATGAATCAGGAAGGGGAAGTCTTGTCGCGGATTGGTATGATCCAGATACAGCAGCTATAATACAAAAGAACAGAACAGTTATAATCGATGCGATAAAATCAGCGGTTGCCAAAGAAAAAACTCCTGCGCAGGCTTTCAGAGATCTTGCAAAGTTTCTGAGAGAAGAAGTCGCAAAAAGTAAATGAGCTTTCTTGGGTGGGGAATCCCACCCAAGTTGTTTTAAATCTGGAGGGAAGAACTTTGAAAAAACAACTGGTCCCATGGTTATTTCTTCTGCCAAATCTCTTGATCTTTGCGATATTCATAGTAACACCTGCTCTGAGTAGTTTTTATTATTCTTTTACAGACTATGATATGCTCACCTTTTCTGGGAAATTCGTTGGTTTGTCTAATTTCATTAGTCTTTTTCGCACGCCAAGTGATTTTAGCCATGTATTGACCAGAACATTTTTTTACACGTTGCTTGTTGTTCCTTTAGTTTTCTTTTCTTCACTTGGTTTGTCAGTAATAACTACATCGGATTTTATTTATGGTAGATCTTTTTTAAGGGCACTTTTCTATTGGCCTTGGCTTTTATCACCATCAATCATAGGTATCAGTTGGAAATGGTTTTTGGATTATGATGCAGGATTGATAAATATAATTCTCATAAAAATGGGTTTAAACCCGATATCATGGTTGATAGATAAAAGATTAGCGTTTTTGAGTGTCACGTTGGTGACGGTTTGGAATGTTGCGGGCTATTTTATGGTTATGTTCAATGCAGCACTTACAGCTATCCCAGTTGAAGTCTATGAAGCGGCATCATTAGACGGCGCAAATAAATGGACAAGGTTTTGGAAGATCATCTTTCCTCTACTCAAGCCTACTTCAGTACTTGTGATAATTCTTTCAACAATTATGGCGATGAGGAGTTTTGAAGTGATATATGTTTTTACTTCTGGAGGACCTGGAACATCAACGACAATGGTTGCGCAAAAGATATACCATACTGCCTTTATGGAAAGAAAGCTTGGCATGGCCTCAGCAATGTCTATAGTACTGTTCTTAATCTTGATAATTCTCTCATTATTACAATTCAAAGTTTTGGAGGAAAAGCAATGAAAAGAAGAAAAAGGATTTTTTTAGTAATCTTGAATCTCGTTGTGTACGTTTTTGCATTTTTGTACGTTCTTCCGATATTGTGGACTGTCTTTTCGAGTTTTAAGGAAGAATCTGATCTTTTTTCGTGGCCTCCTCGTTTGGTAACCAAGTTGACTATGATCAACTACAGAAACGTTTTTTCTAAAACACAACTTCCTTTGTTCATGAGAAATTCTTTCTTTATTTCGATTTTTGCGACCATTATTACCGTTTTGATAAGCATAATGGGAGGTTATGCGCTGGCAAAGTATCACTTTCGTTTTAGGGGTTTTATCTCATCTTTCACTTTGTCGATGTTGATGATTCCATTGCAAGTGATAATGGTTCCAATTTATTTGGTGCTCTCGAAGATAGGCATGATAAACACCTTATGGGGTTTGATAATACCACCTTCTGCAACACCTACGGGTATATTTCTTGCACAGAGATATCTTTTGTCTGCACTTCCAGATGAAATCTTAGAAAGTGCAAGGATTGATGGAGCAGGGGAGATGAAGATTTTCTTTAAAATAGTACTACCACTTTCAACGCCACTTATAGCAGCCCTCTCGGTATTGTCTTTCACTTGGAGATGGAATGATTTTCTCTGGCCATTGATTGTCGTTGGTACTCCCAGACTGTACACTGTTCAATTGGCTTTGGGAATGTATGCCGGTGAACATATAGTGCAGTGGGGACCTTTATTGGCAATGACGGTAATATCAATGATTCCTGTTTTAATTGTCTTCTTGCTACTCCAGAAATACTTCGTGAAGGGTATAGCAACTGGTGCTTTAAAATGAGGAAGTGACTTATATGGATTATAAGATATTGGATAACGGTACTATCCTTTACGAAAGGGCCTTAGAGACTTTTATACTTTCCAATTTGGAGCAGACCTTAATTATGAAATATGGTGAACCTAAGCAACTCTTTTCTTCGAAACATGGTTTAGTGTTAGAGTTTGTGAAAACAAATATTGGTGAACCTGTTTTGTCAAGATACTGGCCAAATGGGTGTTATTTTCAAAGAGAGAATATGAACTGGTCTTTTTTAACCGCGAATGATATAGTCTCCACTCTCTTTTTTATAAATGGTTTGAAAAGACTTGAGCTTCTCTTCAAAGTACCACTTAAGAGAAATTTCAAAGTACCATTTTTTAAATCGATAGACCTTGAAAGATCATTAAATGTCTCTTTTTTTAACGGATTAGTGAATTTTTCAGACATTTTGAAGATCAAGATCGTGGAAGGAAAGTTGATTAAATTCGAGCAGAAAAATGACAGACTCTTTGAGCTTGTGATCGAGAGCAACGATAAAGGTTTTATAAAACTCTCATTTGGTAGTCAAATTTCAGTTGATGGATCTGAGGAAGATCAGAACAGAGTTTATCTGAAGAAACTCGATGAGCATTGCCCTGGTGCTTTGAATAATTTGGAAAAAGCCCTGTATTTTTTCTCGGTACATACAGCACTTTCCTGTTGGAAAGATTTTGGAACTGTCAAGGCTCTGTCAGCAGGTAACAATTACAGTTTTCCTCCAAGGACTTATTTCAGAGACGGTTTTTGGACGTCACTCACACTTTTGAAAATCGATTCAAAACTCGTTAAAGAACAAATCCTTACCT
The DNA window shown above is from Thermotoga profunda AZM34c06 and carries:
- a CDS encoding ABC transporter ATP-binding protein; this translates as MVEILNLRAGYRFRKKVVRAVNNVCLKIHDQDFLGIAGESGCGKSTLVLAMLRLLKSPGYIESGKVLINGLDIFSLSNEQLSKVRWKEFSFVPQSSMSSLNPVMKIKDQIADAIVCHTDMERQEAYEIVGEVLKLVGIPVERANSYPHQLSGGMRQRVVIAMALALSPKFVVFDEPTTALDVVVQRSILEKIFELQEQKKFSAAFVTHDISLLFEISKHLAIMYAGEIVEYGDTRNVYENPLHPYAKGLIEALPSVSGELKEYKSIPGRPPDLSIVIEGCPFYERCRFRKKICLEKHPEYKQVEQGRWVSCHLY
- a CDS encoding redoxin domain-containing protein → MLQIGSIAPDFSLKDQDGNVIQLSSLKGKKVLLSFHPLAWTSICANQMKSLEANYEKFEKLKTVPLGLSVDPVPSKKAWADSLGLKQLKILSDFWPHGEVAKLYNIFREKDGFSERANIIIDKDGKIIFFKVYPIRELPDIQEIIDFLISR
- a CDS encoding ABC transporter permease, which produces MSIKAWAGIGIIMFFLAIAIFAPYIAPYDPNDIVDLPYDKPSSLHFLGTDRLGRDIFSQLIYGTRLSLVIGIVTGLLMSGISTFVGMISGYYGGIVDRILSTITDVFLVIPGIPLMIVISSYMRVRSFWTVILVIAITGWGGGARMIRSQMLSMKNRDFVMAAKTIGERNIRIVFFEIFPNMLSLIASIFFSSVLYAIIGEASLSFLGLGDVSKISWGTMLYWAQSANALLNGMWAWVLAPGLSIIMLGTAFALLNFSLDETTNPRLRKR
- a CDS encoding thiamine pyrophosphate-dependent enzyme, translating into MATKFDIEGGDIAWCPGCGNYSIHNIVKTALQELDIDPKNLVLVSGIGQAAKAPQYIKCNYFNGLHGRSLPAAVGIKVSNPNLVVIVESGDGCMYGEGGNHFIHAIRRNSDITVLVHDNMVYGLTKGQASPTSEKGFTTPVQVNGVLNEPFNPIAIALSLKCSFVARAFCGDVQETKEIIKRAILHKGFSLVDIFQPCVTFNKINTYKWFKENTYYMKDHDETNINKAFEKALERSPLPLGVFYIEEKPTFESQQRVYKNSSEPLFKRKHNVEKLMNLIESKRRW
- a CDS encoding ABC transporter permease — protein: MTQKILFFLIALWTALTLNFLIPRLMPGDPAERIMSRIAGEASPSAVEALRIAIGIEKDKSLIVQYLEYIKNSFTGNFGISYVYYPVLVRDVLKSSLPWTIGLVGISTAISFLIGTWLGAIAGYKRDKPVGVALTMVSLMIKAFPYFWLSMMFLYLFGYVLKWFPLSNAYSTKEFLSGWSFVLSVVYHAILPGTTLVVGSIGSWILTMRNNIVSVLAEDYILLAEAKGLSQQEILANYAMKNAILPSVTAFGLSLGFVVSGALLTEIVFSYPGVGYQLYRAAVSQDYPLIQAIFFFISLSVLSANLLMDFVYMFLDPRTRG
- a CDS encoding ABC transporter ATP-binding protein translates to MGFLSSVLIAEGIIKNFAFRKGIKHYTIHALRRVDLHLADREILSIVGESGCGKTTFLRVVARIYVQDDGSLSVLGKEVPKKMNKNQELEYRKTVQMIFQDPFSALNPVKKIGKFLERPLKIFKIPNIKERINEVLEEVELPFDSLEKYPHELSGGQRQRVIIARSIITRPKIILADEPTSMLDVSIKASILNLLLKLRDNHAISLIHVTHDLASAKYISDRIAVMYAGQIIEEGDAKAIVDDPLHPYTKLLRMAAPDPNKLNTRLGQTGEPPNLINPPSGCAFMPRCAYAKKECSNFSQTIDVDGRKVRCILYT